A region of the Ciona intestinalis chromosome 12, KH, whole genome shotgun sequence genome:
TTTGCATACGTTTGTATATTAGCtgtacaaagttaaatacataaagATAGCATGCGTATGGACGGAGTCACATTGTGTGTTGTAGATTTATATCGTACGTTGAGATCAGCAGCTTTATTTCATATTGGGCACTGTTATCCTGTAATAGTTTTTAATCTGctgttttgaatgaatgtcGTTTTTTCTACTTGTTCCTTTctcattgttgttttaattaattcagTTTTTGCTATGCCATCATATTATAGTGTTTATTTATCTATATAAGTGTAGTCTGGTTAGTGGCTGTATAAAAGTCTGCATTCTGCTCATGTTTAACCTATAACTGTAATTTTTCGTTCAGGgtagtttatattgtttagGTCGACTTAATGAAGCTACCATGACATACAAAGCTGATGGGTATTTTGGATAAACTTGCAAGCTGGTTAAACGTGAGTGTATTGTGTGTATGGTTAAGGGTTTGCAGAGAAAATTAGGCCTGCTCTAACCTAGTgtttactaatgggttgtccaaattatcagccgtcatgcataaaaaataaaaaatccccactcccctctttaaaaaaaatcactcacaaagtaacatacatggtatctCGAAAGCTGGCAccaggtttatgaaacagaacacccgtgttataacgactgtcgtttttcagctacgggaggataaagtataagttacattcattcatctaaAGATGTCGTGTCCTGCATAGGAAAGGTCCATTGGGAAAATTCTGAAGAACATCAATACTTATCGTAACGTTCTTAGTTTTTGCATCAAGTTTAAATGTGCTTACCGTCAGTTAAAGAAGAAAGAAGCTCGCATCTTATGCGTGGGACTTGATAACAGTGGCAAGTCAACCATCATCAACCAGTTAAAACCGGTTCGATCCAGAAACGTTGAAGTCGTTCCAACAGTTGGATTTTGTGTGGAGCAGTTCAATGCGGGGGCATTGTCGTTCACCGTGTTTGATATGTCAGGCCAGGTGAGGGTTTATGttctgaatgaatgtaacttaatgacagtaatatataacacgggtgttctgtttcatatacctcgtgcttACGAGCTAAAACGTACGCAACTTTGtcggtgattgttttttttattaactttgtttgtttttttctaatggTTGAACAtttgatcactgggttggatcaattaCCGGCCATATTCGTTGGCATTAGTCAAGTCATGTATAGTTTAGTATTTATTAATGTTTCTATGGGTTAACTATAGTATCATTAATATCACACAGGGACGCTACAGAAGCTTATGGGAGCATTACTATAACTCTTGTGACGCAATAATTTTCGTTGTTGACAGCACAGATAGAATTCGAATGACGGTCGCGAAAGAAGAATTAAACcaactgttacgtcacaaacaggTAAAACGTGGCGGTTCTAtagtaaaacttaaaataattatttttattaaaacttgtttatccgCACATGGCTGGTCAATgagagttgttataacaccggtgttctttttcatgcATCTCGTGCTGTttgcaagttaccacatatactGGAATTGAAGATTGTATTTTTCCAGATCGTCCAAAAACGAAGTCTTCCCTTTCTTTTCTTTTCCAACAAGAGTGATTTACGTCAATCAGTATCAGCTGTTAAATGCGCGCAACTAATGGGGCTTGATGCGGGTGAATGGGTACGTGGGGGAAGCCCCATACGTAGGAACATGGGTAAATCCCCTACAGGGAGACCGTGGCATATTTGTCCATGCAATGCTCTAACAGGCGAAGGGTTAAATGAAGGTCTTGGATGGCTAAGCGACCAAATCATCACCTTAAAATCAAAATGAAGCTATTTGTCGTGTGTATTCACAAATTATCACAGTTTGCTCTTCGTGAGATGGACAAAATGGCGGTTGACTTTGCATCACGACGTGAAAGTTTTCACAggataaaatt
Encoded here:
- the LOC100183617 gene encoding ADP-ribosylation factor-like protein 6, encoding MGILDKLASWLNLKKKEARILCVGLDNSGKSTIINQLKPVRSRNVEVVPTVGFCVEQFNAGALSFTVFDMSGQGRYRSLWEHYYNSCDAIIFVVDSTDRIRMTVAKEELNQLLRHKQIVQKRSLPFLFFSNKSDLRQSVSAVKCAQLMGLDAGEWVRGGSPIRRNMGKSPTGRPWHICPCNALTGEGLNEGLGWLSDQIITLKSK